A region of the Sarcophilus harrisii chromosome 3, mSarHar1.11, whole genome shotgun sequence genome:
AGTTAAAGTAAAGTTAAATAGTTAAAGTGGAGGTAAAGTCAAAATTAGTTCACAATTTGATCAAAGAAGGTACTTCAGGGAGCAATAGTTTGGTATCAGGCAAACAATGATTTGAATGAAATGACTCGATTTCAttagacaagcatttattaagtgcctactatgtaccaagtacaTTGCACACAAAGACGAAAATGAAAACTTGCTGCTTGGATATAATTGATATTCTGGGAGAGGTGGACAATGTGTTCACAGagaagtatatttaaaatatatacgaCATAATTATGAGAtgggaaaggaaggcagaaataagAGGAACAGAAAATGCTTAGTGTGGGGTTGAGGTTTGAATAGAGTTAGGGAttccaggaagcagagatgagagaACTTTCCAAGAATGAGGGACATGTATAAAACAATAAGTCATCCCAATTTACAATACTTGTTTGGTCTATGAACTTAAGCAGGCAGTCAGCccattctccctttcttttggaGAGTTGGAGTTGGAGAGCTCCTGCCAAGGTTACCATTGCGCTCCCTAGCAACATCCATCTCCTATATTTTCTAGACAAGCATGTTGttctcccttttccaatcttCCAACATTAATCTTGTTCTCCTGGACTgtctttaaaataacaatttaaaagagAATTATAATACTTATACTCTTCAATTCAGAGCTCCCAATACTAGGCATGTgacccaagaagaaaaaaatcaaacaaaaacaaatgaaagaaaagaaataaaaagaaaatcttcatgGAGTACttattgtggtagcaaagaattggaaacaaagtagatactcactgattgggaaatggctataTAAAATGTGACCATGAGTGTGGTAAGATTTTATTACACCATAAcagtgaatatgaagaattcctTGGGAAGAGTTCTATAACCTGACACAATgtaaagtaagcagaagcagGGGAAAAAATACACAATGAAAACAATGTATACTAATTGAACAGTGCACAGTTATAGCAATTAAAACTGGCCTGGCATAGAAGGGAAAGCACCATTCTCTTTTCACCTTAAAATTGAGAGaccataaatatgaaatattgcaTATGTTGTCAAACAGTCAATGTTTTATTAGGTTTGTTGAACTGCTCTGTCCGTCTCCCCCAactttaaatttttgtaaaaagGGATATTTGAATGGTCACATGGGAGAGACATAATATAAAATGcattagttaaaaagaaaaaaaaaaggaatacaatatAACAGCTACTGACTGTCTAGTGGGCTCTATTAATTCTCTTACTATTTTCAGGTGTGGGTCCTTAATGTGCTGATTTAGATATTTCCACTTTTGTCTAgggtctctctccttttctgtctggTTAGAAACACTAATGTGAAACATAGTGTACATGAATGTGCACAATCTCTGTGGGGAAAATAAACTTATAGTGGTTGATTTTAACATTTTGTTGTGTTCAGtcttttcaatcatatctgatccTCTGaaactatttggggttttcttggcaaaggcacttgagtagtttgtcttttccttctccagctccttttatagatgaggaaactgaggcaaacagggttaagagacttgtgcaaagtcacacaagtagcaagTGTTCCAAAACTCTTTTTTTTAGTCTTGCTAATCACACCTACTGCAGATgcaaaaagatggaaattttGGCAAACTAGGTTGactacttccttttctctctttcagatGGTGCTGTTGGCAAGGTGTGAGGGGCATTGCAGCCAGCCCTCCCGCTCAGAGCCTCTTGTCTCCTTCAGTACGGTCCTGAAGCAGCCCTTCCGCTCTACCTGTCACTGCTGCCGACCCCAGACCTCCAAACTGAAGGCCCTGAGGCTTCGTTGCTCTGGGGGCATGAGACTCACAGCTACCTACCGGTACATCCTTTCCTGCCACTGTGAAGAGTGCAGTTCCTAAGACTTGCCCACTGGAGGCACTCTAAGACTGGCTGGCATCATGGCTGCCGCTGTGGGATTCTTGAATCCCCAAAGGACAGATAGCTGCATGATTTAGCAGGATAATTTCCCTCACTCGAGGCACCGGGGATAGAAAGGGAATAGAGAGAAGCAGGGAAGAAGTAACATTTATGATGTGATTGATTCACATTCTACTAATAGACATTATGTGTTTGGTCAAGAGGAAAACACTGGGGATCAGTTTTGATATCTCCCTGGTTTGCTCCTCCCCTTCCCACTCTACCTCCCCTTGGACCAAGTTCTTTAAGTAGTTTTAAGATTCATCTTTTCTTCACTTTGCTCTGAATGCTCTCCACCTCTGAGCACTAGTGGGGAAAGAAGACAGACAAATGATAAGCTGTCACTCATCAGAAGATCGCTTGGAAGAAATGACATAGGGCACAAGGAGTCCCAGATTTGTCTATGGAGTCCTTTTCTATTGTTGACCTTTCATCTCCATGTTACATTGTTCTTGATTAtgattgctgctgctgctgctgctaaaaGTTGTCCTTTGTCTATTCCAAACACCAAGTATGTGGACATGCTTGACCAAGTTTAGCtggcattaaaaataattaacaagaaaACTCAGGCTCTCTTTTGGAATGCTGGAATATCTAGACCATGACAACAACCTGGCTCATTTAGGAATGGCTTAGGGCAATGCAATGATATATATTGGGGCATTTACATATAGGATATCTTAAATAAATTTTGACTGTCATCAGTCAAATGAGTTTAAGGGAAGAATTTCAGACCTGTACAGATGCATGTGGAATAGTTATATTCATGTATTCAAATGCTGCAATTTTAGCTATCGAccaatatgtatatgcattatgGCATAAGCAGCTATATTTGTATGTTCTTCTAATCTCCCTTTTGTCTATGTGAGATCTAGTATCTCTACCAGAGGCCAAACTGGAGGCCTAATTCAGTTATTATTTCAGCTTTTGAACCCACAGATGCTTTTGATCCTCCAGGCAATTATTTCAGTCAACTGAGGCTACTATCAGATCTGTTAAATCATAAATgcttaatttaaggaaaaataaactcaCTTAGGATTgataactggagaaaaaaaactttttaatatataatcttatccaaatacctcattttacagatgaagaagctgagattcACAGATACTAAGTATTTGCCCAAGGCTATGTAGTGGATGACTAACTAAAGCAAGATTCATAACCAGGTCATTGACTACTCACGtggtatttttttctctataaaactaTCTCCCACAATAGTTTCTTTAGTCAAACTCTTATAGAGTTAGTATATCATTCAACTTTGAGATTTAAAATGCAGTAAGTCCTTGATGGaccactaaatctattttaaaatactttactaatttaataattgaaataacacagtttaaaaggttaaaataaaacattatttcttcTCCTGCAAAATCAACACAGAAAATAAAGCAGAAGGCATTCCCTGAGGACTAAAACCCCTAAAATGAAGCTGTCaccatttctctctcctccaaaatcttttattattttaaggtcCTGGAAAACCCTGACCTTCTTAGGGAACCATTTTAGACCACCTGCCAAttacaggggttcttaacctttttgttgcatcatgaaatgtttttaaatgcataaaataaatgtgtAAGATTATAAACCAAACCAAAGTAaaggtgaaaataaagatatatatttcttAATCCATTTAAGTTCACAGAGTCCCTGACATCTCTCTATGGATTCTTTGACAAGTCTGtgaactccaggttaagaacccctgctagAAAAACTGGGTGAGGCAGCctataaaaagggaaatacaagTGAGGTAAGGAGAAGGGCTGCCCAGAAATAGCCCCACAGGCTACAGATAGAaacacaagcccactctcagaaaTCCCTATGTAAAACAAGTTCATCACCTCTTCCCAAAGATATTCCTTTAGCCCAGTATTCATCCTTCACTCTAAATATCCATATAAAACCAATACAGCCCCTATCACTCAACCCTATTTTCCACTCAATGATCTGTCATAATGTGTTCCATTACATCTAATGCACTGACTTACTTGACATATATACTGGCTAttcttatttgtccttcattctcaaaaaagaccatgacatcatcgaggtgataccatgacacggaagtgaattggattcaaatgaGAGAGGACTATGCAaagcttcactttcccctccggATCCATCTGcttccagtggcaagatatagatcaggacaactggataTGGCCCTGGATGTAATGGGAGATAACTTTTTCTTAATAAAGTCTTTAATAACTCtgtgactgaggcaatgcccattcagtgattaagactagctaagaaatgaggtagagaatggcttcttttatctaataaaaaaatcttaaaggggaagactctcagggtttctatctgaaacagaaacaatttctatttacattcactctccttTGCCAATTAGCTGGTTGTAAGTGAAACTTCAagcttgtttttttcatttctcttatcaagCATTCAGGGAAGCATTTTTCAATCcatgaaaagagggaagaagcgGGGTAACTAGGTGGCAGGTGGATAAAACATCAGCCCTTAAGTcgggagggcctgagttcaaatttgacctcaggcatataacacttcctagctgtgttaccctgagcaagtcacttaacctcaattgcctcaggagaaaaaaaaaaaagaaaagaaaagagggaagagtatACTAGGACACACACAGTAGAGTTATTTCTGAGATTAATAgtttgtttgtatgtgtgtgtttatgaagGGATAGGGGTTGACAGACTTGCAAAGTTTTGCTTTGGGATTAGAAATGAATGTGAATGAGGATAGTTTTCAAAAATGGGAAGGGTTGTAGGATTTTCAAGAATAGAACTGATGTCTTTTCAGTTCACTATAGTTCACACTCTGGAATGCTTTCTTCACAATAGTCTTGTTAAATCAGGTAGTGAAGaaactttcttctcctctccccacctctcctcttttcttatcAGATGTCAGATTAAGGACTAGAATCTTAGTTTCCTGACACTAACACTAATACTTTTACTACTTTAAATaatactaacaataataataacttatatttacaaaacactttaaagtttgcaaagttctttaaaacatttcctttgatattcacAATGAGTCTGAGATGGGCACTATTATTAACCttaaactgaatctcagagaagtGAAGGGGCTCACACCTACACATCTAATAGTATTTAGGAAAAACTGAAgttaagtcttcctaacttcaactGCAGGATGCTATCCTTTATGTCATTTTGCTTGTAAACAGGGTATTGTGCTGCTTCTCGATTCCTATTCATTCAAGGATATGTGCATTTCAAGAACTATCTGAATGACTACCAGGGCAGTTGAAACACAAAAGTTAGTGGTCCTTAGAAGAGGATTCAGTGATATTGCTCAGTGCTATCAGAAGCAACCCTATTTAAAATGATTGGTACAGGTACTAACTTCTTAAAccttttaaatgacttgtcaacaAAATTCCAAAGTGTGCTACATCACATATACGGACATATCTTTCAAGTAGTGATGccacatatacagaaagaaatgattatattTTGAACTTAAAACTTTCCAGTTATAAATcaacaaaatgaatatatatttttcccttgagCAGGCCCCAGAGTATGATCTGGTAGGAGTTGTGATTGTAGTGTTTCAGGGGTGTTGACCAGAGCATCCTATGAGTGGGAAAGATGAGCaggaaaagaaatttcatataaGAAATTCagtcaaagaaaattaaagaaaaaagagattaaaaaatgaaagatttggtaCTATATGAATGACGAACAAAAACTCTCTTGAGGAGAAAAGAACCTTCCATACTATCTGATGTCAGGATGTCTTAAGATTCCATTAGGAAATCTACTACCAGATTTTTAGATTTGGACTTAATCAAACAAGAGGGAATTTGAAAATTCTTGCATTAAATATTAATGAGCATGGAAACATAGCCTTTCCTAATCTATTGATTGGGGTCATATAGCAAATAGGACATAAatagccaataagcatttattcaacatctactttgtgccaggcattgtgctaagtaagctcagaggatacaaagaaaatcaaaagacaatCCCTTCTCTCAGAAATCTAATGGAGGAAGGCAGCACATGAAAAGAAGTGAAATGGAAGGAGGAATGGGAGGAGGACAGTTCATAGTGCCAGGCTTGATGAAGTTCTACAGACAGATGGGAAATTATGGGAAAGCTGCCTCTACTCCCTTTCTTAAATGGGGGATATGGTAGGAGTTTTCAGAGGTCCACTCTTTACCCCCTTGTATCAGAGAAAAGGAAGTCCAGGGTCAAAGGATATTGACTAGATGTGAGTTTTCAGAGTTGATGCAATCTTATAGGAAGATGAGTTACAAAGACTAAGATGAAGTTCTGGAGAACAGTCAACTGGGAAATTATGAGGTGACTGCTCTGGACCGGCTCAGACTCTACTTATGATTTAAACATTCATAATGATTTTTATACAAATAACATCAATATTTTTACCACGATACAttttagggaaagaaaggaaagcacaTTGCATTTAGACCAAAAATTTCTGGGTTCACACCCCTGTTCTGCTACTTTCTCCTTATTTGGTTTTAGGCAAATCATTGGACTCCatgagcctccatttccttattaataaaatgaagataatgacaTTTTTACAACCTTTCTAAAAGAGTCACAAAGATTAGAGTTTTGTATATTATGAAGTATGTAAATGTGAgtctttattatttataataaaattaaccaGGTAAATTCCTTCCttaaaatgatttgtaaactGAACTCTATTTGTACATTAAGCAGTAACACTAATTTGTTTACAAAATATTCTGTTCAGACTGTAGTCCACTAAGAATAGTACATCTTTTTTATTGGTAAGACAAAATACTCAGGTTCTGATGTTAATTTTACCATGTATCATTTATGTGAACTTGGGAGAGTCCCTTAAATTCTCTAGATTACTTAGTCGTGTGAAAACTAGGTatgttacttaaccccaattacttcagcaaataaataaaaactctctAGATGTCAATTTTttacctctataaaataaaatggaataagatGATCTCTATAAAGTCTATTCCAGCAAAAGAGTCTCCAGCTATATAAAGCTATGACATTTCTGTCCTGTTTTACAATtagaatttttacaaattacatattagattggtttttttaaatctaattttggTTCTACAACTCTCCTTTTGAGATCCATTTTGGGCAACTATTGGTCCTGAATAACATGTCATAGTAATAAGATGAGATGTTTCAAATATTATTCAATTTTAAGAGATTATCTaaatcagatgaagaaactaaagttgcCTATGATTCTTCCCATGTGGCAGTTCCTCTTGGAGaaaaagttgaggaaattaaCCTTCTTCTGATTTTTGAGTTCCCCACTTGGTGCTAAAATCtatatgcttttttatttcaccttGGGTTTTGATACTGCATCATTACCTAGCCATCTTAAATAGACAGAAATATAAGAGTAGTACCATActtctttcacacacacacatacacacatacacacacacacacacacacacacacacacacacacacacatattttgctgaggcaattgaggttaaatgacttgcccaggctcacacagttagtaagtgttcagtgtctgaggctggatttgaactcaggtccttctgacttcaggctggtgctctatccactgttccatctaaTTGCCACTCACATATATTTTTTCAACAAATTTCTATATAATTGAGATATTCTGCTATATTCcttaaataaaagaattcaattattttcagGATAATAGTATcatctaataaataaaaattagtagatgatatatagaataataattggTTTGTTTCAGGCACttagatggtatagtagatagagcaccagccctgaagtcaggaggccctgagttcaagttcagcctcagacatttaatacttcctagatgtgtgaccctgggcaagtcacttaatcccaattgtttcagcaaaaaataataattggctTTTTCTATCCACAATAATTTATCTTTATAGTAGAGTCTATTagtttcttcctttatctcttaCTTCTTGCCACACTCTCAATATCAAGCctaatttgaaattattaaagtAAGAGGACATGAAAATCTCAACTTTGTCTGAAACTACCTCAGAGCATTCCTCTCTGTCATCCCTTTACTTCAACTTACACCTTTCAATTAGCAATAATCGTGTTTCAGACAAATCTCATAGCTTACAATACTGTCACTATGCAAAGCTTAACTTACATCTGTCAAAAAACTTTGCAACCTCTGAAATGTTCATATTCCTGGCCATGTCTGGTCAAATGGAAACAAGCTATATAAGCTAGTTCCTTATTTAGCCCCTACATTTAAGGACTTATGCTGATGATTCATGATTAATTTTAAATTCAAGACCCTTCAAATAAAAACTGGAAGCATGTGGTTcacaataacaacattgtattaacatatatttagtatttagtgTAGATTGTGTTTGAACAATGATTTGCTGCCCAAACTAACCACTTCCCTTGTAATATCATTGGAAGAAAATggctaaaataagaaaagattagTGTTCAAGTGACCTCCCAGAAAACAAGCATTATTTAGCTTGACTGCATAAGTAGGACATGTCAAAGCATCTAACATAGTTCAAAGACTTAAATAAGATTCTTGAAAATTCATGGAGAGACAAATTTCCCAAAGAACAAAACTGACCAAAtttttagaaatgattgaaaagtcTCTGCAAATGAGAGGTCAGTTAGAGCTTAAATTTGATGCCTGGAAAGATAAGAGATAAATTGTCAATTGTCAAATTGTCAATTTATATATATTGCCAACTTAGAGTTTAACCTACTGGTTGCCAACATGATATTGTGGAGAATAGACagtttcatttcaaaatatagtggaaagaatactgtaCTCTCAACCTAGGTAGCAGTCTAGTATCTTTAGATCTGACTCTGCCATTAATCTAGTATGTGACCAAGGTGAGTCTCTTAATTTATCAGTTTCATTAACCATAAAGGTGGGTGAgtgactagatgatctttaatgtTTCGGTTCTAACATGCTATGAaactctctatataaatataaatatgcatttatatttttgttcgtGCATGTCAGTATATGTAATAATAGTAATGAGTGCTTTAAGGTATATAAAGCCTCTTCCTCCCCAAAATCCCATGAGGTGtataatgcaaaaatttttatagataagaaagcaATTAATTTGCCTGATGTAATACAAAGacaggacagctaagtggcaccatAGTGCAGACAATGCTAGGCTAAGAAGTCTcattaagagtcaggaagactcctttatctgaattcaaatccagttttactCACTagttgtgactctgagcaagtcacttaacccagtttccctccgtttccttatctataaaatgagctggagaaggaaatggcaaatcactccagtatctttgccaagaaaaccccaaattggggtcACAGATTGTCACACATACCTGATCAATAATAAGAACAAATATAGTAGCAGAGCCAGTAATACAACATTGGGCTTTTGAATCCAAGATAATGCTCTTATACTAGGTTTCCaagcatatagatagatagatatagatatatagatattttagagCTCTTATCCCATGGTTTcaaacatatagatagatatagatatatctaatatatctataaatatatagatattttaaagctCTTATACTAGGtttctaaacacacacacatatatatacatacatacatatatatatatatatataatgatattttaGAGCTGAAACCTTAGAGATTATTAagtctattcttcttcttttacAGACAAATAATCTGAAATCCAAAAAGGTAAAATTATACCCAAAATACTAACAAAGTTAGTACTTAACAGAATTAACATTTTAACCCAATTTCTTTGATTTATAAATATAGGATTCTTTCAATGGAATGCTCTCTTATGTATCAATTTCTGTGCTTGAGGTGAGctataaattctttaaaagacttctttttatttctccaattggTTCAACCAATATATAgaacccttttccccttttcctcctgaTAATTACTCTTCACTCTTTTTTCAAGAGCTCTTTCATatttggggaaaggaataagcatttatatagcacttattatgtgccagacactctgctaaacactttacaaatattatctcattttatacaacAACCGTGCAAGGTAGACATTGTCATTGTGACtattttcagttgagaaaacaTGCCCAGAGTTAGAAAGCtagtgagaccagatttgaactcagttcttttttatttcagacTCAGGGCTTTATCCACTGTTCTGCCCCGCTGCATCTAATATGAATGACTTGAATTAGAGGCACCATCAAAGGATCAGATTGTTTTTGCCAAATTATAGACATGTGAGATATAGCAGTTCTTTATCAAAATGAGTTTTTgttagaaaaatctattttttaagttgCTATATTCTACCTCAAATTTATAAACACGCCTCCTTTTCATCTAGTTCCATcttcctctttcattctcttccatattaaaaaaattctcagataACAGATGGACACACATCTTTGTTGTGGCTATTGAGTGGATGAAAGTCATTCCTTTTGTTATCTACTGTGAGACTTTGTCTCCAGCTCAGAGGTTTTATGAAACACATGGTGAATAAACACTTGTAGGCAGATTATTCATCTTAAATAACTTTGGTTTTGTTCCAGGAAAGAGAGAAATCACACATCCAAACTGTAAAAAAAATGCAGAGATTCTTCTGCTGCATTCAGGCTTCTTATCTCTGTAAAAGATGCAACCAGTGATTGTTCTAGCAGCACCCAGCATAGGTGAAAAAGCAAGatattttgagaagaaaaggCTCCAGTCAGGGCTGCTTGTTAGAGGAGTCTGGGAGGAAAACATGGATCATTCATATAAGATCTATGTTTATTCTACTCTTCAACCATGTTCTCCTTGCTGTCTTTGGCAGCATGCAAACTTTTACATCCAGTTGCCTTGCTTTTCAGTTCTAGAACAATGATCAAACCAATACTGACTTTCTGTATTGAAATACCTCACCAAGACCactacttctgttttcttcttggGAGCAAGTCTTGGGAGCTGTGTCCCAaggtttagcacagtgtttggcacagaaAACTCaattaatgctttttttattcattcatccttAATCTATCAGCAGAAACCATACAAAGACAGGAAAGTACCTTAAGTGTTAATGTGTATTTTATTAATGATCCATCAGTACAGTTTGTCTCAAaggtaagaaatgagagagaaaaaaaggcagaCTGGGATGCTAAAAATGATCCTACCATCAAAATTAATCAGAATCTCTGCCATTCCCTCCAATTCTTCAGGATTATCAAACTGTCTAACATacctaattcaattcaatctcatttcatttcaatattattgaattgaattctgcaGGGAACATCAAACCTTTTATAGGCTAcacatttctaagaaaaaatgccCATTGTTCTCTATCTTAAAGCTGCCATACTTTCAAAGAAGGGAGACATCCCACAGATATTGACTATGGATGTTTGCTACATTAAGAGGTTCAAATACCTGTATTGAGTAAAAATGGAATCAATGTTTAACTTTTAGGATtgtggaaagaaggaggaaaaaattctgTCTATATTTATTCCATAGTTGCTCtgtagtttttaattttaaatagtcATGTGTGACACTGAGAGGTGCcccagtgacttgcccagtatcacaatATGTgactgaatccaggtcttccaggGTATCCTACCCAAAACAGGTTCTTTATACAATGTGACCTCAATAAGAACTATCTAGGcttataaaagagaagaaattaaggaGTTCATCCCTGTCTAGTGGTTTGTAAGtgaggacctggagtcaggaaggcaaattcaaatctagcctagatacttatttaataataataagcatttgctTATTCATTCCAGGTTCTGTGCTAAACTCTGGACAATAGTCCTTGCTTTCTAGGATCTCCCATTCTAATAGACTGGAGGATCCACTGAGGGGAAATTATTGGCCAAGGTCAGTAAGTCAATAAAAACGCAGCTCTAAAAAGCTGTAGCACAAACAGTGGACACATTATCTGGATAGGCTAAAACAGGCAGAAGGTAACTGACAAGCCTCAATCTGTTGGTGATTTAAAGGGAAATATACCCTAAGCATGGAAATAATTCTCTGGGGGGAATGgacagataagaacaattttttcCAACAGCtttgaaggcagctgaagcaggtgctgagTTTTGTCAGATATGAAGACATTAAAGTCATTCAGTGCATCCTGGACAATCTCCAACTACCTCAATTTTTATCCAATCACTGGACTTTAAGAGAATGATGCTAACaaatttgtgcaattctgccttacttaagtccaattcacatgcaagtggACATCATTCacgatgtcattggtcctctttgaaaacaaaagatgaacaacaGATACCTATTTGCTATGTCACCTTTGGAACTTAAGAATTCTTAAAAACTCAATATCCCTttctgaaaaatagggataatattttttattccaaGCCCATGTTAACTACATTCACATGCACTGAagggaagagatcttagagattcTGATGTCCagtctttatttttcagataaagaagcTGAGCACCATAGGAAAAATGATGTAATCAAAacagatagatatgtgtgtaggtacatatgtgtatataagtatgtagatatatatttacgtgtgtgtacacatacatacacacatgtgtgtatatgtgtgtagtaACCTAGCATCTgttccttttgttgttttttttttcctctgaaaagaaCATGGAGGAAATCATGTTCTTTTCAATGTCTTTCTCCTATATTTCTCTTGGCAGTGACTTTTAAACAGAGGTATTCCCATCAATAATACAAATTTCAATCTTTCTTTGCGGCAGTAATTTATTACGCAAGATTGAGAAAGATGCCCATACCAAAAAACATACTGTATTTCTGGAAGACAAAGACCCATGGACAGACATTTTACAAGGGATTTGTACTAAATGAAAGCTAGTGTACAAAAAGGAAATGCCTACTTCTACAGGGGAAACATTATAAAATTAACCCATAGGGTTCTacctttaaattttaatagtgaggaagaggaagagcacATTCAGCTAGCAGGATATTAATTGCCAATTGATTCTTATCACTCCAGCAGAATAGAATTTCATCAGGCTGCACTCTTCCATTATACAGATGGAGGATTTGTATAAAGCCTTTAGGTGGTGCTAATGTATCACTGAATTTAATAACAGcaatacagaaataaataaatacatgcatgAAATGGCTACAAAGCATCTCAAATCCATATCCAATCCCTCTGAGAGACATAATTAAAGCATCCCATATCTCCCAAGCTCCTTTTCTATCCCAACCCTGCGCGCGtgcatacacacagaca
Encoded here:
- the NDP gene encoding norrin codes for the protein MRNHVLAASISVLSLLAIMGDTDSKMDSAFMLDSDPGRCMRHHYVDSISHPLYKCSSKMVLLARCEGHCSQPSRSEPLVSFSTVLKQPFRSTCHCCRPQTSKLKALRLRCSGGMRLTATYRYILSCHCEECSS